Proteins from one Gimesia maris genomic window:
- a CDS encoding DUF1549 domain-containing protein produces MKSIRMTGCFFSLLAVISLPATLEAADQADIKQPVNQRFSDPASTEVPQFQQHVVPLLGKLGCNGRACHGSFQGKGDFRLSLFGYDFTMDHQQLTDKDAERINLKDAAESLIIQKPLNEIEHEGGKRFEKDSWQHRLLLSWVKAGANGVPKEAPKFERLIVTPDAIQFKKEGETVSLNAIAVWSDGTREDVTPLCRFQTNNEQIATISEEGLVTAAKPGDTHVVAFYDAGVIPVPVLQPVSEQYGDKYPQIAAATAVDKHVVNKLQKLGMVPADKCDDAEFLRRVSLDISGTLPAPHEIEAFLKNTSPDKRSQKIDELLESPGYAAWWATKLCDFTQNNYDDLVNVSPVRERPSQDWYDWIKKRVANNVGYDKITEGILLATSREKGESFEEFTKNINAIYQDKPGTDITDRDHMPYYWARRDLRNPDDRVLGFAYTFLGIRIQCAQCHKHPFDQWTQNDFKQFRGFFTRVNFGVNPESKTEYAAMVDELGADKLRGNQLLRELSKEVKKGKDVPFMEVYVPKARPANKNNKNRKNQNKRRRNAQTPDTAKLLGAEVVQINELDDPRTALMEWLRREDNPYFAKAFVNRVWASYFNRGIIEPADDLNLANPPSNGPLLDYLSREFIRRDFDMKWLHREITNSDTYQRSWQTNKTNEQDEVNFSHYIPHRLPAEVLYDAIHQATASDDAIDSMKNSLSDRAIAIAASGTRNRAMRDQQYALTIFGRSTRENNCDCDRSVDPSLLQTMYIKNDNDVYSAINRTNSSWLFQVGQQLGAVQKPNAQKEQMSDRLEKLQKQAKVAKQRVAELRKQDDKQKLQQAQKRFKELNGNIRKVRQMASKAGNSPAKLQSFDGPISAEKSEEIITNTYLRSLSRYPTEDEIASARKYLGDSQNKIDGLYDLIWAVINTKEFMLNH; encoded by the coding sequence ATGAAATCAATTCGCATGACAGGTTGTTTCTTCTCTTTACTGGCCGTCATCTCGTTGCCCGCAACGCTTGAGGCAGCTGATCAGGCTGACATCAAACAGCCGGTCAATCAGCGATTTTCTGATCCAGCCAGTACCGAAGTCCCTCAGTTCCAACAACACGTCGTTCCGCTGCTGGGCAAGCTGGGCTGCAATGGTCGTGCCTGCCATGGTTCCTTCCAGGGGAAAGGCGATTTCCGCCTTTCGCTGTTCGGCTATGATTTCACGATGGATCACCAGCAGTTGACCGATAAAGATGCCGAACGCATCAACCTGAAAGATGCCGCTGAAAGCCTGATCATCCAGAAGCCGTTAAACGAAATTGAACACGAAGGGGGCAAACGCTTCGAGAAAGACAGCTGGCAGCATCGCCTGCTGTTGAGCTGGGTGAAAGCGGGCGCGAATGGTGTGCCTAAAGAAGCCCCAAAATTTGAACGACTGATTGTCACCCCCGATGCAATTCAGTTCAAAAAAGAAGGGGAAACCGTCTCTTTAAATGCGATTGCAGTCTGGTCTGACGGAACCCGCGAAGACGTGACTCCCCTCTGTCGCTTCCAGACCAACAACGAACAGATTGCGACGATTTCCGAAGAAGGCCTCGTCACTGCTGCCAAACCAGGAGACACCCATGTGGTTGCCTTCTACGATGCCGGCGTGATTCCAGTTCCGGTTCTGCAGCCTGTCTCCGAACAGTACGGCGATAAATATCCGCAGATTGCCGCTGCCACAGCAGTCGACAAACATGTGGTCAACAAATTGCAGAAACTGGGTATGGTCCCCGCTGACAAATGTGATGATGCTGAATTCCTGCGTCGAGTCAGTCTGGACATTTCCGGCACACTTCCCGCACCGCATGAGATCGAAGCTTTTCTGAAAAACACCTCGCCCGACAAACGCTCACAGAAGATTGATGAGCTGCTGGAAAGCCCTGGCTATGCTGCCTGGTGGGCCACCAAGCTGTGTGATTTCACTCAGAATAACTACGACGACCTCGTCAACGTCTCTCCCGTCCGTGAACGTCCCAGCCAGGACTGGTACGACTGGATTAAAAAACGTGTCGCCAACAATGTCGGCTACGATAAAATCACCGAAGGTATCCTGCTGGCAACCAGCCGTGAAAAAGGAGAAAGCTTCGAAGAGTTCACTAAAAACATCAATGCCATTTACCAGGACAAGCCCGGAACAGACATTACGGACCGCGATCACATGCCTTATTACTGGGCGCGACGTGACCTGCGGAACCCCGATGACCGTGTGCTGGGCTTTGCTTACACCTTCCTGGGAATCCGCATTCAATGTGCCCAGTGCCACAAACATCCGTTTGACCAATGGACCCAGAACGATTTTAAACAGTTCCGCGGGTTCTTCACACGGGTGAATTTCGGCGTCAATCCGGAATCAAAAACAGAATACGCGGCAATGGTGGATGAACTGGGTGCCGACAAGCTGCGTGGTAACCAGCTGCTCCGCGAATTGAGCAAAGAAGTCAAAAAAGGTAAAGATGTACCTTTCATGGAAGTGTATGTACCTAAAGCACGTCCTGCGAATAAGAACAACAAAAACAGGAAGAATCAGAATAAGAGAAGGCGTAACGCTCAGACTCCTGATACGGCCAAGCTCCTGGGGGCCGAAGTGGTTCAGATCAATGAACTGGACGATCCACGTACTGCTCTGATGGAATGGTTACGTCGTGAAGACAATCCTTACTTTGCGAAAGCCTTCGTCAACCGCGTCTGGGCCTCGTACTTCAACCGCGGCATTATTGAACCCGCGGACGACTTGAACCTGGCCAACCCACCCAGCAATGGACCACTGCTGGATTATCTGTCACGCGAATTCATTCGTCGCGATTTCGACATGAAATGGTTGCATCGTGAAATTACGAATAGCGACACCTACCAGCGCAGCTGGCAGACCAATAAAACCAACGAACAGGATGAAGTCAACTTCAGCCACTACATTCCTCATCGTCTGCCGGCAGAAGTTCTGTACGATGCCATTCACCAGGCAACTGCTTCTGATGATGCGATCGATAGTATGAAAAACAGCCTGAGTGATCGTGCGATCGCGATTGCTGCCTCGGGAACCCGAAACCGGGCCATGCGGGATCAGCAGTATGCGTTGACCATCTTCGGACGATCCACACGTGAAAACAACTGCGACTGTGATCGTTCGGTCGACCCCAGCCTGTTACAGACGATGTATATCAAAAACGACAACGATGTGTACTCAGCCATCAACCGTACCAACAGCAGCTGGCTGTTCCAGGTCGGTCAGCAACTGGGTGCCGTACAGAAACCAAATGCTCAGAAAGAGCAGATGAGTGATCGCCTGGAGAAACTTCAGAAACAGGCCAAAGTGGCAAAACAGCGTGTGGCCGAACTGAGAAAGCAGGATGATAAACAGAAACTTCAGCAGGCACAAAAACGATTTAAGGAATTGAATGGGAATATACGAAAAGTGCGGCAGATGGCCAGCAAGGCCGGTAATAGTCCTGCAAAACTGCAGTCCTTTGACGGGCCGATTTCCGCTGAGAAATCAGAAGAGATTATCACGAATACGTATTTGAGAAGCCTGAGCCGTTATCCAACAGAAGATGAAATTGCTTCTGCCAGAAAATACCTGGGTGACTCGCAGAATAAAATTGATGGCTTGTATGACCTGATCTGGGCTGTGATTAACACGAAAGAATTCATGCTCAATCACTAA
- a CDS encoding RNA polymerase sigma factor, whose product MATGNDGKLAPELVHQLFEDHAGELRAFLLGVLRNHDLVDEVLQLTFSKALESGGTSKEETRKGWLFRVAYNEAMGLIRWNTIQRKSLNQLGQTTKFFSNDSPDQRLLDDENIEQIRLALTQLPESQQAVVKARIYENKTFNEIAQDLDIPLGTVLTRMRLALKFLSSRLDHPS is encoded by the coding sequence TTGGCCACCGGAAACGATGGCAAACTCGCCCCCGAGCTCGTCCATCAACTATTTGAAGACCATGCTGGCGAATTGCGCGCTTTTTTACTGGGTGTATTACGCAACCATGATCTGGTTGATGAAGTATTACAGCTGACGTTTTCCAAAGCCCTGGAATCAGGGGGCACCTCGAAAGAAGAGACCCGCAAAGGCTGGTTGTTTCGGGTCGCCTATAACGAAGCGATGGGACTGATCCGTTGGAACACGATACAGAGGAAATCACTGAATCAACTGGGACAGACAACAAAGTTTTTCTCGAACGATTCACCCGATCAACGGCTGCTGGATGACGAAAACATTGAACAGATCCGACTGGCACTCACTCAATTACCTGAAAGTCAACAGGCGGTCGTGAAAGCCCGGATTTATGAGAATAAAACATTTAACGAAATTGCACAGGACCTGGATATCCCTCTGGGAACTGTACTGACGCGGATGAGACTCGCCCTTAAATTCCTTTCAAGTCGGCTTGATCATCCTTCTTAA
- a CDS encoding alpha/beta hydrolase, whose product MNLLQSQFMQLKVLTFCCLLLFITPGYAQSVPPAPACDTPAAECLNTPDCVSCVPEINYWVVSSRCCIQKSKCCCPCCEFDVYHSNAEGSVTEQSMESLVQSIHPEAPICIMVHGSFVDWDSVLNDSYNTYLWLRSAAPQMPLNVIFFTWPSDEMKTRIIPIDVNILGKRAEYNGHYLTRLIAKLPEHHQISMLGHSHGARTVASAMHLIGGGSVQGVSLQDCGIHICCRCRHFRIVFAAAAINHNWLNPGDRYGCGLNCTDCLINLRNHKDRILLFYPILAPISRRALARTGFTYLDRRALGADVNRVHDIDVSECVGAGHMFPNYYSHPEIAETIVPAIYFQNP is encoded by the coding sequence ATGAATTTATTACAATCTCAATTCATGCAGCTCAAAGTCCTTACTTTCTGCTGCCTGCTGTTGTTTATCACACCAGGCTATGCCCAGTCTGTTCCTCCCGCACCCGCATGCGATACCCCTGCTGCAGAGTGTCTCAATACACCTGACTGCGTCAGTTGTGTTCCCGAGATCAACTACTGGGTTGTCAGCAGTCGTTGCTGTATTCAGAAAAGTAAATGCTGTTGTCCCTGCTGCGAGTTTGACGTGTATCATTCCAACGCCGAGGGCAGTGTTACAGAGCAGTCGATGGAGAGTCTGGTCCAGTCGATTCATCCGGAAGCCCCCATCTGTATTATGGTTCATGGCAGCTTCGTCGACTGGGACAGTGTGCTGAACGATTCTTACAATACCTATCTCTGGTTGCGAAGTGCCGCACCGCAGATGCCGTTAAACGTGATTTTCTTTACCTGGCCCAGTGATGAGATGAAGACCAGGATCATCCCCATTGATGTCAATATCCTGGGGAAGCGTGCAGAGTATAATGGGCATTATTTGACGAGACTGATTGCGAAACTTCCCGAACATCACCAGATCAGTATGCTGGGACACAGTCATGGAGCTCGCACGGTTGCTTCCGCCATGCATCTGATTGGCGGAGGGAGCGTGCAAGGCGTCTCGTTGCAGGATTGCGGCATTCACATCTGTTGTCGGTGTCGACATTTTCGAATTGTCTTCGCTGCCGCTGCCATCAATCACAACTGGTTAAATCCGGGAGATCGGTATGGCTGTGGCCTGAACTGTACCGACTGTCTGATCAATTTACGAAACCACAAAGACCGGATCCTGCTGTTTTACCCGATCCTCGCTCCTATCTCCCGCCGGGCGCTAGCCCGAACGGGTTTCACTTACCTGGACAGACGGGCGCTGGGGGCTGACGTCAATCGAGTCCATGATATTGATGTCTCAGAATGCGTCGGAGCAGGACATATGTTTCCGAATTACTACAGCCATCCGGAAATCGCGGAAACGATTGTTCCCGCCATCTACTTCCAGAACCCATAA
- a CDS encoding molybdopterin oxidoreductase family protein, which produces MDPSNLGSLIHQKEGHLTRELLLSPGGFGLGKVPEKNLPDSTTQMVCGFCGTGCNLNIHLKDGEGICVSPTTEYPVNLGMACPKGWEALSVLESPNRAISPLVKKSPNHWEPVDWDTALSLFTRKFKGIQQKYGDDSVAFLSTGQMVTEEMAFLGALAKFGMGMQHGDGNTRQCMASAVTAYKQSFGFDSPPFTYQDLEESDVLVFVGANPCIAHPIMWERVMRNPNSPEIIAVDPRKTETAMQSSLHLQIYPKSDLPLFYGIARILIEQGAIDEQYIQEHTEGFQEFAAHVAEYSLERVISETGLSQTAIEKFADLIKSGKRVSFWWTMGVNQSYQGVRTAQALINLALMTGNIGRPGTGANSITGQCNAMGSRLFSNTTNLLGGHDFLNAEHRDKVARVLSIPTERIPDQNSWPYHKIIEGILAGKIKGLWVICTNPAHSWINQGQVRDILDRLDFLVVQDMYHNTETAKFADLILPAAGWGEKEGTFINAERRIGRVKRVKRAPGQALSDFSIFKLIAQYWGCGEMFKNWKSPEDVFQLMKQLTKGQPCDFSGIENYTAVDEQGGIQWPFPDSESQPPESQRRLFADGHFFHENGRARFIFSEPSKMPEPPNEQYPFILLTGRGTASQWHTQTRTRNSDVLRKLYPERIYVEINPQDARAKSIQPNDWIMVESQRGHLKARAFITQSVQPGQLFIPMHYEETNQLTDAVFDPHSSQPSYKCCAVKVSTN; this is translated from the coding sequence ATGGACCCCTCAAATTTAGGCTCCCTCATTCATCAGAAAGAGGGGCACCTGACCAGAGAGTTGTTACTCTCTCCCGGCGGATTTGGTCTGGGCAAGGTCCCCGAAAAGAACCTGCCTGATTCCACAACCCAGATGGTTTGTGGCTTTTGTGGTACGGGATGTAACCTGAATATTCATTTAAAAGATGGAGAAGGAATCTGCGTCAGTCCGACGACAGAGTATCCGGTCAATCTCGGCATGGCCTGTCCGAAAGGCTGGGAAGCCCTGTCTGTGCTGGAGTCGCCCAACCGTGCCATCAGCCCCCTGGTCAAAAAATCTCCCAACCACTGGGAGCCGGTTGACTGGGATACCGCCTTGAGCCTGTTTACCCGCAAATTTAAAGGTATCCAGCAGAAGTATGGCGACGATTCCGTTGCCTTTCTGAGCACAGGTCAAATGGTCACGGAAGAGATGGCTTTCCTGGGCGCACTGGCTAAATTTGGCATGGGCATGCAACATGGTGACGGGAATACCCGCCAGTGCATGGCCTCAGCAGTCACCGCTTACAAACAGTCGTTTGGCTTCGATTCCCCACCATTCACCTACCAGGACCTGGAAGAATCAGACGTACTGGTCTTTGTCGGCGCGAATCCCTGCATCGCCCATCCCATCATGTGGGAACGGGTGATGCGTAATCCCAATTCGCCTGAAATTATCGCCGTCGATCCGCGCAAAACAGAAACCGCGATGCAATCCAGCCTGCATCTGCAGATCTATCCGAAATCAGATCTGCCTCTGTTTTACGGGATTGCCCGTATTCTGATCGAGCAGGGCGCGATCGACGAACAATATATTCAGGAACATACCGAAGGGTTTCAGGAATTTGCCGCACATGTGGCTGAATATTCGCTGGAACGGGTCATCTCAGAAACGGGACTGAGCCAGACCGCGATCGAGAAGTTTGCCGATCTGATCAAATCAGGCAAACGGGTTTCGTTCTGGTGGACAATGGGAGTGAATCAGAGCTACCAGGGTGTCCGTACCGCACAGGCTCTGATCAACCTGGCGTTAATGACTGGCAACATCGGACGCCCGGGAACCGGCGCCAACTCAATTACAGGGCAGTGTAATGCAATGGGCTCCCGGTTATTCAGCAATACCACGAATCTATTGGGGGGACACGATTTTCTGAACGCCGAACACCGCGATAAAGTCGCCCGCGTGCTCTCGATTCCCACTGAACGGATTCCCGATCAGAACAGTTGGCCTTATCACAAAATCATCGAAGGAATTCTGGCTGGAAAAATCAAAGGACTGTGGGTCATCTGTACGAACCCGGCCCATTCCTGGATTAATCAGGGTCAGGTACGCGACATTCTGGACCGTCTCGACTTCCTGGTGGTTCAGGACATGTACCATAATACGGAAACCGCAAAATTTGCTGATCTCATTCTGCCGGCTGCCGGCTGGGGTGAAAAAGAGGGGACCTTCATTAATGCGGAACGGCGGATTGGTCGCGTGAAACGGGTCAAACGCGCTCCCGGCCAGGCATTGTCCGATTTCTCCATCTTCAAACTGATCGCCCAGTACTGGGGCTGTGGCGAGATGTTCAAAAACTGGAAATCCCCGGAAGATGTGTTTCAGTTGATGAAACAGTTAACCAAAGGTCAACCGTGTGACTTTTCCGGGATCGAAAACTACACCGCGGTGGACGAGCAGGGGGGAATACAATGGCCGTTCCCCGATTCTGAGTCACAGCCTCCTGAGTCGCAACGCCGACTCTTTGCAGACGGTCACTTTTTTCATGAGAATGGACGGGCGCGTTTTATCTTTTCAGAGCCTTCCAAAATGCCGGAGCCACCTAACGAGCAATACCCTTTCATTCTGTTAACCGGACGAGGGACCGCATCTCAGTGGCATACACAGACCAGGACCAGGAATTCTGATGTGCTCCGCAAGCTGTACCCCGAGCGGATCTATGTGGAGATCAATCCCCAGGATGCCCGCGCCAAATCCATCCAGCCCAATGACTGGATTATGGTTGAATCACAGCGTGGTCATCTGAAAGCACGGGCCTTCATTACTCAATCGGTACAGCCGGGACAGCTTTTCATTCCCATGCACTATGAAGAGACTAACCAGTTGACAGATGCGGTGTTTGATCCGCATTCCAGTCAGCCATCTTATAAGTGCTGTGCAGTTAAAGTGAGTACAAACTGA
- a CDS encoding DmsC/YnfH family molybdoenzyme membrane anchor subunit, producing MNFDVDGPNLNQSCSSNAGSSVAPRGTSSEQEFDLISLLLKEQQTLTAIDQFAKQYDANQLPVQSRYYADLIPSAIPQSGEQYAFGVDLDRCSGCKACVTACHSLNGLDENETWRDVGLLTGGTNQDPIYQHVTTACHHCLDPGCMQACPVNAYEKDPITGIVRHLDDQCFGCQYCTLACPYDVPKYHSKKGIVRKCDMCSQRLSDGEAPACVQACPHQAISINIVNKEQVIADSEIDQFLPAAPDPQHTYPTTTYKSKKPFPRNTIPADYYSASPQHAHMPLVIMLVLTQLSVGAFLTSLALEYFLSAESTAGMTRITATFALFFGLVALGASTLHLGRPQYAFRGILGLKHSWLSREILAFGVFSNTAMAYALLTWLSGDSFAYLKTWQPLTGQLVGLTGIIGIFCSIMIYVFTKREFWNFESTLIKFGLTAVLLGITSTLFTLYLLGIYSSSPESKLLVTQAGPMLAKALIVTAVCKLAFEASLFRYLLRRQNSPLKRSALLMSGELSNITLARFACGILGGILMPAFLLNHQSQPLHTLNLLIIVTFLFVANLAGELLERYLFFSAVAAPRMPGVLR from the coding sequence ATGAACTTCGACGTTGACGGACCCAATCTGAATCAGTCTTGTTCCAGTAATGCTGGTTCTTCTGTGGCGCCGCGGGGAACTTCCTCCGAACAGGAATTCGATCTGATCTCACTGCTGCTGAAAGAACAACAGACACTGACAGCCATTGATCAGTTTGCCAAACAATATGATGCCAACCAGTTACCCGTACAGTCGCGTTATTATGCGGATTTGATTCCTTCAGCAATTCCCCAGTCTGGTGAGCAGTATGCGTTCGGCGTGGACCTGGATCGCTGTTCGGGCTGTAAAGCCTGTGTGACGGCCTGTCACTCTCTGAATGGTCTGGATGAAAATGAAACCTGGCGCGATGTCGGGTTGCTCACGGGGGGAACCAACCAGGACCCGATCTATCAGCACGTCACCACTGCCTGTCATCACTGCCTCGACCCGGGGTGCATGCAGGCCTGCCCGGTCAATGCTTACGAAAAAGATCCGATTACGGGAATCGTCCGGCATCTGGATGATCAGTGTTTTGGCTGTCAGTATTGTACACTGGCCTGTCCTTATGATGTGCCCAAATATCACAGCAAAAAAGGAATTGTCCGTAAATGCGACATGTGCAGTCAGCGATTGTCCGATGGAGAAGCCCCCGCATGTGTGCAGGCCTGCCCGCACCAGGCAATTTCCATCAATATCGTCAACAAAGAACAGGTCATCGCCGATTCAGAAATTGATCAGTTCCTGCCCGCCGCTCCCGATCCACAACATACCTATCCGACAACCACCTATAAATCAAAAAAACCGTTCCCCCGCAATACGATCCCTGCGGATTATTATTCCGCCAGCCCGCAGCACGCCCACATGCCTCTGGTAATCATGCTGGTGTTAACACAGCTTTCAGTCGGCGCTTTTCTGACCAGTCTCGCGCTGGAATATTTCCTCAGTGCCGAATCGACTGCCGGCATGACGCGGATTACGGCCACGTTTGCACTCTTCTTTGGCCTGGTCGCGCTGGGTGCCAGCACACTGCATCTGGGGCGACCACAATATGCCTTCCGGGGAATTCTGGGGCTTAAACATTCCTGGTTGAGTCGTGAGATCCTGGCGTTTGGTGTCTTTTCCAATACTGCCATGGCATATGCGCTGTTGACCTGGCTCTCCGGCGACTCATTCGCATATTTGAAAACCTGGCAGCCTCTGACAGGTCAACTGGTCGGACTGACGGGAATCATCGGTATCTTCTGTTCGATCATGATCTATGTATTCACAAAACGTGAGTTCTGGAACTTTGAATCCACGTTGATCAAGTTCGGGCTGACGGCCGTACTGCTGGGAATCACTTCCACTCTATTCACGCTCTACTTACTGGGCATTTATTCCAGTTCTCCGGAATCAAAGTTACTGGTGACCCAGGCAGGTCCGATGCTGGCGAAAGCGTTGATTGTCACTGCAGTCTGCAAACTTGCGTTCGAAGCGTCCCTCTTCCGCTATCTGTTGCGGCGTCAGAATTCTCCATTAAAACGTTCTGCACTCTTAATGAGTGGGGAGCTGTCCAATATCACGCTGGCACGGTTTGCCTGTGGTATTCTGGGAGGCATTCTGATGCCGGCCTTTTTGTTAAATCACCAGTCTCAACCTTTACATACCTTAAACCTGTTAATCATTGTCACCTTCCTGTTTGTCGCCAACCTCGCTGGTGAACTGCTGGAACGCTACCTGTTTTTCTCTGCGGTCGCCGCTCCCCGCATGCCAGGTGTATTACGATGA
- a CDS encoding ferredoxin reductase — MIQFNQQDCKIHKDQLISLPVTKVIQEADDVCTFRLDNSQGLIPPHQPGMFVKVCLDINGVEVWRSFSISSSPHQRERIDLTIKRNHAGQVGNYFFDHIHVGSHVFLKGPLGQFHFDPAQHVEPVILLCAGIGITPMMSIVRYLHATNVNRICYLFYGARTHRDIIFDQETRDLITEMPDFHYFLTLSQPVPHWLGYCGQLNFDFMISKIPQVELSRFFLCGPRNFNQDFTLRLLEMGVPHELIHSEQFHKKNKTR, encoded by the coding sequence ATGATACAATTCAATCAACAAGACTGCAAAATACATAAAGATCAACTGATATCGCTCCCCGTCACAAAGGTTATCCAGGAAGCGGACGACGTCTGTACTTTTCGACTTGATAATTCACAGGGATTGATTCCCCCTCATCAACCGGGGATGTTTGTCAAAGTCTGCCTCGACATTAATGGAGTGGAAGTCTGGCGCAGTTTTTCGATCAGTTCTTCTCCCCATCAAAGGGAACGGATTGATTTAACCATTAAACGTAATCACGCAGGACAGGTCGGGAATTATTTTTTTGATCACATTCATGTTGGCAGTCATGTGTTTCTCAAAGGTCCGTTGGGACAATTTCACTTTGATCCTGCGCAACATGTCGAGCCTGTCATTCTGCTGTGTGCTGGCATTGGGATCACTCCCATGATGAGTATCGTGCGTTATCTGCATGCGACCAACGTGAACCGGATCTGCTATCTGTTTTATGGTGCCCGGACACATCGAGATATTATCTTTGATCAGGAAACACGAGACCTGATCACTGAGATGCCGGACTTCCATTACTTTCTGACACTTTCTCAGCCGGTTCCTCACTGGCTGGGATATTGTGGACAACTCAATTTTGATTTCATGATCTCGAAGATCCCCCAGGTTGAGTTATCCCGATTCTTTTTATGTGGCCCGCGGAATTTCAATCAGGATTTCACACTTCGACTTCTTGAAATGGGAGTACCACACGAACTGATTCACAGTGAACAATTTCATAAAAAAAACAAAACCAGATAG